The Labeo rohita strain BAU-BD-2019 unplaced genomic scaffold, IGBB_LRoh.1.0 scaffold_743, whole genome shotgun sequence genome segment agtggggatcatttagagccctttaaagttgcttttaaactgcattttggaagttcaaactcgtgggcaccatagaagtccactatatggggatAATtcccgaaatgttttcctcaaaaaacataatttctttatgactgaagaaagaaagtcatgaacatcttgaatgacaacgGGATGAGTACttaatctgtaaatttttgctctggaagtgaactcatCCTTTAACAGCAAACCTATTGTTGTAGTGGTAACTCCTTGTTTTGTACATGAGATGGCGCTAGTTTAACACTGGGTTCAGGGTTTAGCTGGTTAGCATGGCTAACATGGCCATGTTTTTCCATTGACCGTTATTTAGAGGTAGTAATGTATGTATGAAATGGATGAAAACAAGTCATCACTTATGCATGATACACAAAACTTGCAGTAAATTATTACTCTATAAGCATTACAACTGGCAGTAAATCatacattgcatttttaattattcacttgtttctgtttctttgaCATTGACCAACATATgttcttcttaaaaaaataaaataaaatacagtacaggATGCTGGACCTAAGTGTGATAGCAAGATCAGTGAAAACTTATCAGAAATAACTAAGGGATGCTGAAGCAACAAATAACTTCTGCTGAAactaacaatttttaaatgcattagtaCTATTCACTATTGCACTATTCACAAGAACATGCACCCACGTTATTCACACCTCaagacatgcacacacacattgacATTAACCTCAAACGACCAGCAACAGCCACATCCTCATGCACAAACCATCTACCCAACAGATGAAACCACATTTCTTTCCACATATAAACATGAGGCCTTCTGTAGGTTGAGTCTGTAGAACGCAACACCGGAAAAATATGCCATAAACATCTGTTGCtgctaatatttattataaaattacacatACTGTCATTCTGCAGGCTTTGTAGCTCAAAGTTTATGTGtagttttaatttgaatttacaCCATTAGAATAATGGCCATCATCTTGCTAAATAATGAATTTGAACTGAATGCACTGAGGAGAACAAGGagctaaatataaaactaaaacaaacaaacaaacatcctgctaaaaataaatgcttgtCAACAAATATCTGAGTCATTCCAGTGTGAGGTTTCACATCAGTCCCAGTAGGtgtgttgtaaaatgttgtctttatatgtaaataagtgCTTTTGTTTCAGAATTTGTGCTAAATTCAGTTAATGTATGATAAACATCTATTACATGTACATGAGTTATTGGATTGTTGAGAATTATTAAGAGCTCAGATGACACTATAGACTTACAAACTAAATCGAAATGCACAGAAACCCTTTGATTAGAAATTCCTAATGCCCCATGACGCTTAGCTTACTCTGTATAAGCATATGTTTGTCCTTTTGGTCATTATATACAGCAACTGAAACATGCAGTAACATTCAGGATCTTagtaatcaaataataaaaaaatatgcagaaaaaaatatgttgccTGTATTTTCCAGAATATAAATTGCGCTTTTATCATTTCAAGCATGCTGCGACTTATTCAAAAGCTACTTTGATGCAATTAACAGCAAGTACAAATATTAGGataaagtaatacattaaaactactCTACACTTTACATTAAATGTTacactacaaaaatattattttttcatttaatttaattgaatccTTATTCACATCCTTTAATGTGGTAGAAAACACTGCAAACCAGATAAGCTGTaggtttacatttagtcatttaacaGAAgctttatccaaagtgacttaaaaatgaggaaaatggaagcaatcaaaatcaacaaaagagcaatgataTGCAAGTGCTATCACAAGACTCAGGTAGCCTAACGCAGTACATCtagcaagttttttttattagatgatatataaaaagaaaactgactGAATAGAGccagctgtaaaaaaaaaaaaatagataaaagaaTAGAGACGCTAGTGTTAGTTAACCTGCTTAGAATTTCATGAAACTcgacacacacatcagtattaatcagtgttggggagtaactagttacgtgtaacggaattacgtaatttaattataaaataaatgtaattgtaattagttacagttactgagaaaaaatgtgtaattaaattacagttacttttgaaaaatgtcagtgattacaaaggggttACTTCTGAATTTTTTTACTTCTGAAAGGCCTAGATGAGGACACAGCTTAaagctcattggttcagacaaccgtgatgttgacgttcttttctaaaatgttttatattttaatctaatatcatgtggttatgtgtttaaattatgcataattattcCCAAACACTATGCCCGTGCGATCTCTGCGCGAGATATGTGATTGctgtcatatttctataaaaatctaaaatacacatttgtattaaagtaaaaacagatGATAAATATGCCTTTCGTATAAATAGCAAGTGATAACGCGATATCCGCCTTTGATCTCGTAGGTATCTGTTCTACTTcgagaggtcagaactgtccatcttgactgcacttatttcactcctcccctcactgcagccGCCTACTATCGCCTACATTTCAGGCGAGGTGAGGCGCATCTCAAACAAGCCTATAGTTTTCATCGTTTCTTGTTATGTGATTGCCATGTGACCCTCATGTGATCATGGTCATGTGCTTCCCTAGTCTCTATGGCTACCCTCATACGTTCCCATGTCAACTGGCTTCGTACTTTCAGTATAAACACATGCGACACACTGTTTGGTCAAAAGAATATTTTGTGAAGCAGTCAAGACCAAATCAACTAGATATGCATGAGCAGAATTTATTGTTTGCAAAAACAAGCATACGTTCGTGATTACATACATTTATCAGGCACAGATTGCATAGATATCCTAATGTGTTTGCCGGGCCAACAGAATAAATCCTCAATGAAAGTTATGAAAGGAAAATCATTCACTAATAACACATCACAGTTTGATCACTGATGTaagcagaaaaaaagcaaaagtacTTATTTCCTATTAGGCAGACAGAAGGAATCCATAACATTATTCTCCACACATTTCCGGCATTTCATCTCTTCACTGTTTCTCATACACCGATAAAGAGGCACTATCGCATCAAttcttttaaattctgtttCGAGATCCTCGTCCAGGTCCTTCTGCCAGATCTCTTGAAAAACAAAGGCATTCATTTTgccttttcttttatttatccaGTTTCTAAGGCCTTCCAGAATATTGTCTGCACTCTGAAGGCATGTTTCCACACAAGGTGAGTTGTACGAATAGAACACTACACAGCTTTCGTGTCTTGCCTTTGCTAGAAGTTCGTCCATGAGAGACTTTCCTACAGGATAGAGCAGAACATGCTCAGAATGTTCTACTTTATTGTCATGTGTTAGAACTGTCCGTGAAGCAATGACATTTTTTGGCTTTGTACAAAGTTCACATTTGGCATGGTTATTGAGAAGCGCTTTTACTTGTGCTGCTTGAGCATCGTCAAACTTATTTTCGATATTAGCACGTCTGTCTACACAATGAGCCGGTGGGAGATAGATCGATAATGCATACTGAGTATCAGTTCCATTTTTGGTCTTTGGCTGAACTCTGAAAGGCAAAACAGCATAAGGTTATTGCAATTatcataaaatattgtatttgccTTGTTCCTTGTGCATTTTGTCATTCAATTTTGCATGCACAGTTCAAACTGAATAAATTGATTAATTCATCAACTTCATGTGCAAATGTACCCACTTGTCATAAAAATACTGGGTCATTTTTGCAAGACACACAGTGTTCACACCCTGAATGCCTTGAACACACAGATGAAGCAGGCAGAGGAAGATGACGAGACCCCTCAGTGGTACCACAGACGCCTAAAGTGAAAACATCACTCATTTCAACACAAAACTTGACTTCAATTCATGATCTGAAGAACCGGAGTGTTTAAGGGATTACTCACACTTGGGATGTTTGCCACAAACCAAGCCCAAGCACAACTGTCCCACCTCCCTAACAGTAGCGACCATTAATTTTAGGGCAGATTCTTAGTCACAGCACTAGTTtatcataaatgttttgtaagcTTTTTAAGCTTTATATTCTAATCATTGAACACATGCAGATCACTTTTGGCAGAGGTTGCTTCATTTAGTCTGGTGATAACAGACTTTAAATGCTATGACACACAGAAGATCTACCTTAGAAACACGGGGGGCGGGGGGGACTAATATactaattatgaaaatattatggtttattttaaaaacgcTTTCTAGAATTAATATGATGGAACTATAGCAGTAATTTAGGACAGTCCGTTTCCTAATTTTAGTTGTTACCTCTGACACACAAACGTCCCGCGCAAGCAGTGCAATTAAAAATGCAGCACTACTGAATatgatgaaatgatttttttgatgtttaatctatttaaagaaattagatgaaaaaaatatatatatattttaatttataaagctCTAAAAACTTTACTGACTGATGTTTTAGTGCACTTCCTGCtaatatggaaaaaataaagggTCTCAATTAAATATGAGCATTTATTTCCTGTTTGCTCCTTGAGAAGATGATGACTGCATCAAAGCTCCAAAAGAAAGGTGAGTAAAGTATATTAGCATAAAGATATGACAAAGATTTCTGCTACACATTATCTTTTATCTTTCTTTTATCTCAGTATTCCTCTCAGTTTTGTATAagtgtttttatgcaaaatagtaACCCTAGAATGTGGGTTAAGatatataacacattttatgACTCCAGACATATGTTAATTCAGTACACACATTATCCCACTGGTCACAATTGTGACCAAGCATGAAACATAATTTTCCACAcacttttcataaaaataaataaataatatatatatatatatatatatatatatatatatatatatatatatacactgttaCTATTGACACATCATTTGGATATTTTCATGTCTGGAAAAAATGGCATTAAACGGGTTAAGATGATTGTAGTTCGTTGATTATTTCACtgtattgttattgtttgttgCTGTTCAAGTTGTTCTAACTTAAAATGATGCATCTGTTAAATGGGTCATAATGAATGTGTTATGTCAGTGAATCGGTCGAAATGAGCTTGTGTTTCATTGTATAGCAGACACAGTATTTCTGTTGGTTGTGGTGGTATCACTTGTCTGTATCTGTGGTAAAACTGCTGcctaagacatttttatttcctGGATGTCAGATTTTCTAATTTGGTGGCTGtgcaattttgttttattcaatacTCTGCCATCTGTAGTAGCTTTTAGTAGGGTCATTCACTCAGAACACGTTTCATTCCACTGTGGTACTTTTCCATTGTATTTCAATGTAAATCCAAGGTCTTTGAATGCTGCTGTCTCGTCTGAGGTCTTTATAGCAGCTTCTTGCGCATAATACATCATTCTAAAACGCGGCGCTCAAGTTCAAAGAAATTCACCTTGCACTTGCTAAAAAAGTGCATTCGGCTGAGTCGTAATTTCACCTcggctcagaatgcttttatgacgCAAGATTATTGTAAACAGCACTcactgtgaacacccttgtaatacgcttcaaccttttcaaattgtataaatgattattttaggtttaagtgcgtgtaaggatttggaaacaagcagagcacGGCTGTTTTTAAGAGAAGGGTGTTCCTGCACAACCGGAGGCTGCAATttcaggaccgcatttctaggaccGCAGGCTTAACTTTTTCTTAACACATACACTGATAAAACAATCTCTCTCTGTGTTGTCTGCATCCTTAGACCCGCCCCCGTTGCCCAGCAATCCTAGACCCCTGACACAGAATAGCCAATCACATAAAACTGTTTACATATGACCACAAGGACCCTGtagttttttgtattatttcatttatttattatacatttgtaTGTATTAGCTTCTTATACTATTTAATAGCACTTGCTGTTCAATTCTGTacgttattattttttaaagaaatatgaagttgtttaattgtatactTCATGGGCGGCAAATGTGGGCCCCATTATGGGCTTGCACCCGGGATCCACATTGGGGCCAGCCGTGGAAGCCCAGACGTACTAAAAGTGGGACCTGTAAGGGTACTGCATGGGTCTTAATTGGGCAATTCATGTCAGACCGATTTGGGCCCCACCTGCCCAAATGGGTCCAAAGTGGGCTCTGCAACATGGCTACCCAGATGGGCTTTAAATGGGATCTGTAAGAGTCTTATGTGGGTCCTAACTGGGCAATTAATGCCAAACCCATTTGGGCCCCACCTGCCCAAAGGGGTTTAAAGTGGGTTTGCACCCGGGATCCACATGGGGGCCAGCCGTGGATGCCCAGATGGGTTTTAAGTGGGATCTGTAAGGGTCTTATGTGGGTTTTAACCGAGCAATACATGTCAGACCCATTTGGGGCCCACCAGTCTGAAGGGGTTTAAAGTGGGCTTGCACCCGGGATCCACTTCGGGGCCAGCTGTGATTGCCCAGATGGGCTTTTAGGGGGACCTGTAAAGGGTCTTAACTGGGTAATTCATGTCAGACCCATTTGGGCCCCACCTGCCTAAAGGGGTTTAAAGTGGGCTTGCACCAGGATTCAACCGTGAATGCCCATATGGGCTTAAAGTGGGCTCTGTAAGTATCTTATGTTGGTCCTAACTGGGCAATTCATTCAAGGCCTATCTAAGCCCAACCATGCCAAATGGTTTAAGGAAACAAtctaagaaaaattaaaaacgaaGAATGAATGTAAGTACAAGATAAATACAAGACACTTGATGCTTTGAACCCCACCCCCACCGGACATGAGGCCCAGCCAACGCCCAGGAGGACGATGTCGCCCCAGACGCCCCCCCGGGATGTGCTGGAACCCGCCCCTGCGCCCTAGCCACACACCCGGAGGCCCCGGCAGCACCCCACAACCCCCCACCCCACCAAACCTCCCAGCCAACCCCTCCAACCCCCACCAACCCACCCGGCCACCCCCCACCTCCTccaccctccctccctccacGCAACCCACCCACTCACCTGCTCATCCACTCACCCATATTCATCCAACCCACTTTCTCAGTCACTCACCCGCTCAAACCCTTGGACACCTACTCACTCATTCACCTCCATCCGACCCACTCGTCCAttccctcacacacactcactctcttACTCAATCTAACCCATTCATCCATCCTctcactcattcactcactcacagaCATTCTGTGCACTTGATTCACTCGCTCATTCACTCCCTCCACCAAATTCTCTCACTCATTCCGTGAGCTCAGCTCACTCACTCCCCCCTCCCTCGACCCGACACACTCTCCTACAGTATCCTTGACTcaccccaccaaactcactccCCACACCACCCCGCACACTGACTTGCTCAACTCAACTCGCTAAACCACCATTTATTCGCCGACTCACTTTACCCACCTCATTCATTCGTTGAACCTGCGACTACCCGTCAGCACCGGCCAGACAAATACCAAAGGTCCCCATCATCCCGACAGGACCCAGCACCACCATAGCCCCCCAGAGAGTCCCGCAATCACCGCACACCGCCACCACCCTGACATCAAGCCACCTAGAGGCGGTGGCCTCCACCCACAAGATAGCTAAGGAGCCAACCTTACCCCCAGGACAAGCCCCCCACCAAGACCTGCAGATCGAGGTCCCTACACTTGTGTTCCCAGTTCAAACCAAACTTAGCGCATAAATATGCCATGCAGGACCCATATATGTGTTCCCAgatcaaacccatgcccacttggcccatAAATATCCCATTCAAGACCCATGTATGTGTTCCCAgatcaaacccatgcccacttggcccatAAATATGCCATTCAAGACCCATATATGCGTTCCCAgttcaaacccatgcccacttaGCCTATAAAAATTCTATGCATGACCCATATATGCATTCCCAgttcaaacccatgcccacttggcccatAAATATGTCATGCAAGACCCATATTTGTGTTCCCAgttcaaacccatgcccacttggccTATAAAAATTCTATGCATGACCCATATGTGCATTCCCAgttcaaacccatgcccacttggcccatAAATATGTCATGCAAGACCCATATATGTGTTCCCAgatcaaacccatgcccacttggcccatAAATATGTCATGCAAGACCCATATATGTTTTCCCAgatcaaacccatgcccacttggcccatGCCTGTCCCTTATGGGGCCCATGTAATCAGCTCATATGGGCTTCCTATATGGGACTCATACTACAAAACCTACATGGGACCCGCTGATTTCACCCAGCCAAAGCCCATGCCCACACAGTTCCCATGGAACCCGTAGTTAACCCATCTGGGCCCCACATGTCATTGCTGGGTGggtaattattgtcctaaccaaCTCCTAACCCTTAACATACCCTTAACATTGGTAACccgattgaaatatttaacctaatttatttcaatatattctatatatattctggttttaaattcagttttcttgTAAAGAAAGACTTGTATCTTTCATCTTTGCAAGACTTGTATCTCTTCAGTTCATTAACCGCAGCACAGCGATTCACGTCTGATGTGTGACACGcataaagtgcagtaaacggtagaACAATTGCACTACAAATTAGCGTTCATtagtacattaataaatgtgaaacaatttgaatacaaatactagtttataacattcagcagaacaatgaactgttttgcacagctaaataggctaaatggagattgctgacaccACCGCGAACACAAGTTCACACCAGTTCACACCAgttcttacattaaaaataaaatggaaagataaaaaaattgaatagtTTTGTTCAGGTCTCCTCTAGATGGCGCTGTCACAAAAAATAGGGTCCTAGaaatctgctgttcaaaactaagctcagaatcgatttgagAAAGAATCGCGATGTGCTCGGAAAATCTCGCATCGATGCTGAATCATTTCACGATTCACGTTGCAACGATTTATCATTCCAtccataatatttatattttatttttttacgttGTGCTACTTTATCGCCCCCTTTCGTCACCTCAGCCACCACCTCATCAGTACTGCACTGGTGCCGGCTCTACGCTTACTATagtaaacaaacattatttactTAA includes the following:
- the LOC127161804 gene encoding uncharacterized protein LOC127161804 — its product is MASVVPLRGLVIFLCLLHLCVQGIQGVNTVCLAKMTQYFYDKVQPKTKNGTDTQYALSIYLPPAHCVDRRANIENKFDDAQAAQVKALLNNHAKCELCTKPKNVIASRTVLTHDNKVEHSEHVLLYPVGKSLMDELLAKARHESCVVFYSYNSPCVETCLQSADNILEGLRNWINKRKGKMNAFVFQEIWQKDLDEDLETEFKRIDAIVPLYRCMRNSEEMKCRKCVENNVMDSFCLPNRK